From one Luteolibacter sp. SL250 genomic stretch:
- a CDS encoding hemolysin family protein, giving the protein MSSVLFEIVLIFVLLLANGVFAMTEIAIVSSRRGKLQSMAEGGNKGAAKALELADTPERFLSTVQIGITLIGILASIFGGARIADKLAVTMEGIPWLGQFADNMAFIIVIGALTYLSLVIGELVPKRLAMQQPEVIASVMARPMAFISRIASVFVHFLSGSTTFILRLLGMQDSTAEGMSKDEFRVLIREGVIAGTIEQGESKMMEGVLAFEKLDVYDLMIPRPKVVWVDVDSRHEDAWPVIVRSSQSFFPVYQKDRDNLVGVISIKDCYAQLAAGVPVSFRHLMRPPLLVPEVQKASATLETFRDTGHHVAFVVDEFGGVIGMVTLIDLMESIVGDVPSVEERRTLSIQQRTDGSWLIDGLFEIEKLGRHLSGFTHPVEAGDEYQTVAGFFGAKLARVPVEGDIIRDSGWVFEIVDMDGIRVDKVIASVDPDAAKEEEVENVEEITVAGN; this is encoded by the coding sequence ATGAGCTCAGTCCTGTTTGAGATCGTCCTGATCTTCGTCCTTCTTCTCGCAAACGGCGTCTTCGCCATGACGGAAATCGCGATCGTTTCCTCCCGCCGCGGCAAGCTCCAGTCCATGGCGGAGGGCGGAAACAAAGGCGCCGCAAAGGCGCTCGAGCTCGCGGACACCCCGGAGCGTTTCCTTTCCACCGTCCAGATCGGCATCACCCTCATCGGCATCCTCGCCAGCATTTTCGGCGGTGCCCGCATCGCGGACAAGCTGGCGGTGACCATGGAGGGAATCCCCTGGCTGGGCCAGTTCGCGGACAACATGGCGTTCATCATCGTCATCGGGGCGCTGACCTATCTCTCACTGGTGATCGGGGAACTGGTGCCGAAGCGGCTGGCCATGCAGCAGCCGGAGGTCATCGCCAGCGTCATGGCCCGGCCGATGGCGTTCATCTCCAGGATCGCCTCCGTTTTCGTCCATTTCCTGTCCGGCTCCACCACCTTCATCCTCAGGTTGCTGGGGATGCAGGACTCCACCGCCGAGGGGATGTCGAAGGACGAGTTCCGCGTGCTGATCCGTGAAGGCGTCATCGCCGGCACCATCGAGCAGGGTGAGTCCAAGATGATGGAAGGCGTGCTCGCGTTCGAGAAACTCGACGTCTATGACCTCATGATCCCGCGGCCGAAGGTGGTCTGGGTCGATGTGGATTCAAGGCATGAGGATGCCTGGCCGGTCATCGTCCGCAGTTCCCAGAGCTTCTTCCCGGTCTATCAGAAAGACCGGGACAATCTGGTGGGGGTCATCTCCATCAAGGATTGCTACGCCCAGCTCGCCGCAGGTGTGCCGGTCTCCTTCCGGCACCTCATGCGGCCGCCCCTGCTGGTGCCGGAAGTCCAGAAGGCCAGCGCCACGCTGGAGACCTTCCGGGACACCGGCCACCACGTCGCTTTCGTCGTGGATGAGTTCGGCGGCGTCATCGGCATGGTGACGCTCATCGACCTGATGGAATCCATTGTCGGCGACGTGCCGTCGGTGGAGGAAAGGCGGACCCTGTCGATCCAGCAGCGGACCGACGGCAGTTGGCTCATCGACGGACTGTTCGAGATCGAGAAACTCGGACGCCACCTTTCCGGCTTCACCCATCCGGTGGAGGCCGGGGACGAATACCAGACCGTCGCGGGATTCTTCGGCGCGAAGCTGGCGCGGGTTCCCGTCGAGGGGGACATCATCCGTGACAGCGGCTGGGTCTTCGAGATCGTGGACATGGACGGCATCCGAGTGGACAAGGTGATCGCCAGCGTCGATCCGGACGCGGCGAAGGAGGAGGAAGTGGAAAATGTGGAAGAGATTACAGTGGCGGGGAACTGA
- a CDS encoding TerC family protein, which translates to MIWAWLIFLGFVFLMLALDLGVFHRKSHVVGMKEALGWSGVWISLGLAFSVAVYFAYENHWFDLGNTRDAVDGVVNNGRLAATKYLTGYVVEKSLSVDNIFVIAMVFGSLAVPAQYQHRVLFWGILGALVMRGAMIGIGAALVQNFHWVLYVFGVFLIVTGLKMLFMKEKEEHPENNGLVRFLKKRFPITRDFHGQHFLVKAGEPTSKEPETPGAEVIPDPVVQAAPAGKWLLTPLAVALILVEFTDVIFAVDSIPAIFAITADPFLVFTSNVFAILGLRSLYFALAGMIAKFRYLKPALSLILLVVGVKMLTAKYLKAWLGESFNFVVLGVILALLLAGVVTSLVVGAEDDEKKAG; encoded by the coding sequence ATGATTTGGGCCTGGTTGATCTTCCTTGGTTTTGTGTTCCTCATGCTCGCGCTGGACCTCGGCGTGTTTCACCGGAAATCCCACGTGGTGGGGATGAAGGAGGCGCTCGGGTGGTCCGGTGTGTGGATCTCGCTCGGCCTCGCGTTCTCCGTGGCGGTGTATTTCGCCTATGAAAATCATTGGTTCGACCTGGGCAATACCCGGGACGCGGTTGATGGCGTGGTGAACAACGGCCGTCTTGCGGCCACCAAGTATCTGACCGGCTATGTGGTGGAGAAGTCCCTCAGTGTGGACAACATCTTCGTCATCGCCATGGTTTTCGGCTCGCTGGCGGTTCCCGCCCAATACCAGCACCGGGTGCTTTTCTGGGGTATCCTCGGTGCGCTGGTGATGCGCGGCGCCATGATCGGCATCGGCGCGGCGCTGGTGCAGAACTTCCACTGGGTCCTCTATGTCTTCGGCGTGTTCCTGATCGTCACCGGCCTGAAGATGCTCTTCATGAAGGAAAAGGAGGAGCATCCGGAGAACAACGGTCTGGTCCGCTTCCTGAAAAAGCGCTTCCCCATCACCCGGGACTTCCACGGCCAGCATTTCCTGGTGAAGGCGGGTGAGCCCACCTCCAAGGAGCCGGAAACCCCGGGTGCGGAAGTGATTCCGGATCCCGTCGTCCAGGCCGCACCTGCCGGCAAATGGCTGCTCACCCCGCTGGCGGTGGCGCTCATCCTGGTGGAGTTCACGGACGTCATCTTCGCGGTGGACTCCATTCCGGCCATCTTCGCCATCACGGCGGATCCGTTTCTGGTCTTCACCAGCAACGTCTTCGCCATCCTCGGCCTGCGGTCGCTTTATTTCGCCCTGGCAGGGATGATCGCCAAGTTCCGCTACCTCAAGCCCGCCCTCTCCCTGATCCTGCTGGTGGTCGGCGTGAAGATGCTCACCGCGAAGTACCTCAAGGCCTGGCTCGGGGAGTCGTTCAACTTTGTCGTCCTCGGTGTGATCCTGGCCCTGCTGCTGGCGGGAGTGGTCACCTCACTGGTCGTCGGAGCGGAGGACGACGAGAAGAAGGCGGGATGA
- a CDS encoding response regulator transcription factor translates to MSASPVIRLLLADDHYIVLMGLKSLLKLRKEFKVVATAGDGEEAVALFREHQPDIALLDLRMPKLDGIQATGRIRKEFPGARVILLTSFDREEEIHQAVKAGVAGYLLKESKLPELSEAIRTVFRGERWFPKEILDLAKERASLPELSKREVEVLDLVAKGLTNKEIAGVLGFSEDGAKHHLRKIYEKLGVNVRAEAISEALRRGILRE, encoded by the coding sequence ATGAGCGCCTCACCCGTCATCCGTCTGCTGCTTGCGGACGACCACTACATCGTCCTGATGGGGCTGAAGTCGCTTCTGAAACTCCGCAAGGAGTTCAAGGTGGTGGCCACGGCGGGGGATGGGGAGGAGGCGGTGGCGCTGTTCCGCGAGCACCAGCCGGACATCGCCCTGCTGGATCTGCGGATGCCGAAGCTGGACGGCATCCAGGCCACCGGGCGCATCCGGAAGGAATTTCCCGGAGCCAGGGTCATCCTGCTGACCAGCTTCGACCGGGAGGAGGAGATCCACCAGGCGGTGAAGGCAGGCGTGGCCGGATACCTCTTGAAGGAATCGAAGCTCCCGGAGCTGTCGGAGGCCATCCGGACGGTCTTCCGTGGGGAGCGGTGGTTTCCCAAGGAGATCCTGGACCTGGCCAAGGAACGGGCCTCCCTGCCGGAGCTGTCGAAGCGTGAGGTGGAGGTGCTGGATCTCGTCGCGAAGGGTCTCACCAACAAGGAAATCGCGGGCGTCCTCGGCTTCAGCGAGGATGGAGCGAAGCACCACCTGCGGAAAATCTACGAAAAGCTGGGCGTCAACGTGCGCGCGGAGGCCATCAGCGAGGCCTTGCGGCGCGGCATCCTGCGGGAGTGA
- the rnc gene encoding ribonuclease III, translating to MQPLESRIQYKFRNSLLLAEALTHPSLAYESQRPHFDNQRLEFLGDAVLQLIVTEELYRMFPDFTEGKLTKLRSRVVSRRALARFAMAIHLGDYVLLGKGEEATGGRRRLSTLADAFEALIGAVYLDAGPGPATKLVLRLFESEIGAMASSPEERNPKGELQECLQALHPQAPSYRIIGETGPDHRRVFQAEVSWRDKVLATGKGKSKKEAEARAAAEALRSRVWED from the coding sequence ATGCAGCCTCTAGAGAGCAGGATTCAATACAAGTTCCGCAATTCACTTCTGCTGGCGGAAGCGCTGACCCATCCGAGTCTGGCCTACGAGTCACAGAGGCCCCATTTCGACAACCAGCGGCTGGAATTCCTGGGAGACGCGGTCCTCCAACTGATCGTCACGGAGGAACTCTACCGGATGTTCCCCGACTTCACCGAAGGGAAGCTCACCAAGCTGCGTTCCCGTGTCGTCTCCCGCCGCGCGCTCGCCCGTTTCGCGATGGCGATCCACCTGGGCGACTACGTGCTGCTGGGGAAGGGCGAGGAAGCGACCGGCGGCCGCAGGCGGCTTTCCACGCTCGCTGACGCCTTCGAGGCGTTGATCGGCGCGGTCTATCTGGATGCCGGTCCCGGCCCGGCGACGAAGCTGGTGCTGCGGCTTTTCGAAAGCGAGATCGGTGCGATGGCCTCCAGTCCGGAGGAACGCAATCCAAAGGGAGAGCTGCAGGAATGCCTGCAGGCGCTCCATCCGCAGGCCCCGTCCTACCGCATCATCGGCGAGACCGGACCGGACCACCGCCGGGTCTTCCAGGCGGAGGTTTCCTGGCGGGACAAGGTGCTGGCCACTGGCAAGGGCAAGAGCAAGAAGGAAGCGGAAGCCCGCGCCGCCGCGGAAGCGCTGCGCTCCCGGGTGTGGGAGGACTGA
- a CDS encoding SGNH/GDSL hydrolase family protein, whose product MKLRLCLLLCLFSISPAFASKLVDNLKAGKDQTVVVYGTSLTAGGKWVSSTKEWLSAINPAAKVNVINGGQSGQNSLVGLAKLDSVVIAKKPDTVFIEFAVNDAFLYPEEQKRVSAKQSGENLETMIERIRKELPDAEIIIQTMNPAWDSPKGNGSATKRPDLAACYESYRKVAAKHGLLLIDHHRNWEKIRAESEEQFRAYVADGIHPSAEASVAVTFPEVKKMLEK is encoded by the coding sequence ATGAAACTCCGACTGTGCCTCCTTCTCTGTCTTTTCTCCATTTCCCCGGCCTTCGCCTCAAAACTGGTCGATAACCTCAAGGCCGGAAAGGACCAGACCGTGGTCGTCTATGGCACCAGCCTCACCGCCGGTGGCAAGTGGGTGTCGTCCACCAAGGAATGGCTCTCCGCCATCAACCCCGCCGCGAAGGTGAATGTCATCAACGGCGGCCAGTCCGGCCAGAACTCCCTCGTCGGCCTGGCGAAGCTGGACAGCGTGGTCATCGCGAAGAAGCCGGACACCGTGTTCATCGAGTTCGCCGTGAACGACGCATTCCTCTACCCGGAGGAGCAGAAGCGGGTCTCCGCCAAACAGAGCGGGGAGAACCTCGAGACCATGATCGAAAGGATCCGGAAGGAGCTGCCGGACGCGGAGATCATCATCCAGACCATGAACCCGGCGTGGGACTCCCCGAAAGGGAACGGCTCCGCCACCAAGCGCCCCGATCTGGCGGCCTGCTATGAGAGCTACCGCAAGGTCGCCGCGAAGCACGGCCTGCTGCTCATCGATCATCACAGGAACTGGGAGAAGATCCGCGCGGAGAGCGAGGAACAGTTCAGGGCCTACGTCGCGGACGGGATCCATCCGTCGGCGGAGGCCTCCGTGGCGGTCACTTTCCCCGAAGTGAAGAAGATGTTGGAAAAATAA
- a CDS encoding MFS transporter, which translates to MSQPYPSHPSVPTGKSWWGQLGPYQRLVFVVATLAWLFDCLDQQLFNLARSPAMTSLLGQNQTIDLGFITTTAPTLATTIFILGWATGGMIFGSLGDRFGRAKMLSTCVLLYSIATGLSALSVHFVDFCIYRFVTGLGVGGVFGLAVALVADTVPGEVRPRALGVLQSFSAVGNVSAGFIGLAIALTHFGDSPTYWKWLFVIGALPAFLVAVIQMRMKEPPAWLEARERATAQGKKAGSYKDLFGHPTWRKHALLGMTLSCAGVVGLWGIGVFSSDLVGDIITNSLREAGAGAQEISKGKQTWMSINLLAFNVGAFAGMLAFTRATEAWGRRKAFAISFIGSLLVTVFVFQKLGTINGRWDILWMTPLMGFFHLTVFAGFSIYLPELFPTRLRATGVSFCYNVGRYLAALGPLLLGTMIATFAKSAEAEAVKAAGASVSDSALAALKAAAKIDAFRDAASWMCVIFLLGVVVLPFLPETKGQPLPED; encoded by the coding sequence ATGTCACAGCCCTACCCATCCCATCCCTCCGTTCCCACCGGCAAAAGCTGGTGGGGCCAACTCGGCCCCTATCAGCGTCTCGTGTTCGTCGTAGCGACCCTCGCGTGGTTGTTCGACTGCCTGGACCAGCAGCTTTTCAACCTGGCGCGGAGTCCGGCGATGACCTCGCTGTTGGGCCAGAACCAAACCATCGACCTGGGATTCATCACCACTACCGCCCCCACGCTGGCCACCACCATTTTCATCCTCGGCTGGGCCACGGGTGGCATGATCTTCGGCTCGCTCGGTGACCGGTTCGGCAGAGCAAAAATGCTCTCCACCTGCGTGTTGCTCTACTCGATCGCCACGGGACTTTCGGCACTTTCGGTACATTTCGTCGACTTCTGCATCTACCGTTTCGTCACGGGTCTGGGTGTCGGCGGGGTGTTCGGCTTGGCCGTGGCGCTGGTCGCGGACACGGTTCCCGGTGAAGTCCGCCCGCGGGCGCTGGGGGTACTCCAGTCGTTCTCCGCAGTGGGCAATGTGAGCGCCGGATTCATCGGCCTCGCCATCGCGCTGACACACTTCGGTGACAGCCCGACCTACTGGAAGTGGCTGTTCGTGATCGGCGCTCTGCCAGCCTTCCTCGTCGCCGTGATCCAGATGCGCATGAAGGAACCGCCAGCATGGCTTGAGGCGCGCGAGCGTGCCACCGCCCAAGGCAAGAAGGCCGGCTCCTACAAGGATCTATTCGGCCACCCCACCTGGCGGAAGCATGCGCTGCTGGGCATGACTCTCTCCTGCGCAGGGGTCGTCGGACTTTGGGGCATCGGCGTTTTCTCCAGCGACCTGGTCGGTGACATCATCACCAACAGCCTGCGCGAAGCGGGAGCCGGAGCACAAGAAATCAGCAAGGGCAAGCAGACCTGGATGTCCATCAACTTGTTGGCATTCAACGTCGGCGCGTTCGCCGGGATGCTCGCCTTCACCCGTGCGACCGAGGCGTGGGGCAGGAGGAAGGCGTTCGCCATCTCATTCATCGGCTCCTTGCTGGTGACGGTCTTCGTCTTCCAGAAACTGGGAACCATCAACGGCCGCTGGGACATCCTTTGGATGACCCCGCTCATGGGCTTCTTCCACCTCACGGTGTTCGCCGGATTCTCCATCTACCTTCCGGAGCTGTTCCCGACCCGCCTGCGGGCGACGGGGGTTTCGTTCTGCTACAACGTGGGTCGCTATCTGGCAGCCCTCGGTCCGCTGCTGTTGGGGACGATGATCGCCACCTTCGCCAAGTCCGCGGAAGCGGAAGCGGTGAAGGCCGCGGGAGCCTCCGTTTCGGACTCCGCGCTCGCCGCCCTGAAGGCCGCCGCGAAGATCGATGCCTTCCGCGACGCCGCCTCCTGGATGTGCGTGATCTTCCTGCTCGGCGTGGTCGTCCTGCCGTTCCTCCCGGAAACGAAAGGCCAGCCGCTGCCGGAGGATTGA
- a CDS encoding GDSL-type esterase/lipase family protein: MKTKTFLSAAALLLFAPGLCSASQLVDNLKAGKDQTVVVYGTSLTRGGEWTKALNDWLVTVNPKAKVNFINSGQSGKNSIVGLQKLDEVVIGNKPDTVIIEFAVNDAGKHEGKPAAVSQEQCGKNLGEMIDRIKKALPGTEIILQTMNPAWDAPNGNRSGSIRPELPSYYEVYRKVAAERGLLLVDHNKNWLKIREEDGELFKTYVKDGVHPTKEASVKVTFPALKEALEK; this comes from the coding sequence ATGAAAACGAAAACCTTTCTGTCCGCCGCAGCGCTGCTGCTTTTCGCTCCGGGCCTCTGTTCCGCCTCACAGCTCGTTGACAATCTCAAGGCGGGGAAAGACCAGACCGTCGTCGTCTATGGAACCAGCCTCACCAGGGGCGGCGAATGGACGAAGGCCCTGAACGACTGGCTGGTGACCGTGAATCCCAAAGCAAAGGTCAACTTCATCAACAGCGGGCAATCCGGGAAAAACTCGATCGTCGGGCTGCAGAAGCTCGATGAGGTCGTGATAGGGAACAAGCCGGACACGGTGATCATCGAGTTCGCCGTGAACGACGCGGGCAAGCATGAGGGCAAGCCGGCCGCCGTTTCGCAGGAGCAGTGCGGGAAAAATCTCGGGGAAATGATCGACCGGATCAAGAAGGCGCTGCCGGGCACGGAGATCATCCTCCAGACCATGAACCCCGCGTGGGACGCGCCGAACGGCAACCGCTCCGGATCCATCCGTCCGGAACTCCCCTCCTACTATGAGGTCTACCGGAAGGTCGCCGCGGAGCGTGGCCTGTTGCTGGTCGATCACAACAAGAACTGGCTGAAGATCCGCGAAGAGGACGGGGAGTTGTTCAAGACCTACGTCAAGGATGGCGTCCATCCGACGAAGGAAGCCTCGGTCAAAGTCACCTTTCCGGCGCTGAAGGAAGCGTTGGAGAAGTGA
- a CDS encoding sensor histidine kinase produces the protein MLRALKIPAILACLQVMSVGEVLTSSAELRAMTPTRLAEKHPVRISGVVTSVRGKEYPEFILQDRTGGVVASLNGKVGDQLVAGQQVEIEGVTAEETPSPRVKVRKLTVGPVVGLPEPMKVSPLELRDGSKDANYIEFQGVIRAVKIEEGVPPTRLVLDLGPESRRLRVWVSHFDDAVREKLVPDVEVKVRGVCNSWRGPNFQPFSTFVTVSDPQEIEVLKQAPGDWEKLEERSLEELLVLPVEDFMAHREVAGGVVTLCWPDGLVVLQRGGHAIRLRTDAPGGLRLGDRVVAAGFPSLAGGRVVLENAEVKRTGVAGLVEPEEISPQRLLDESGGTDREARLLRMAGRFKETLREGDRQTLVIAAEKRDFRAILPEGEVLPEGLEPGVEVVVEGVCRVGFSDVAGRFGKGADGFDLQLPDARAIKIGGSRSWLTVGGVLMALGPVLAGAFLWVVVLRRRVGKRSDLLVREIRARHDAELVAAERVRLAADLHDTISQSLSGAAMQLEVAGNLAEEGIGAEDHLALAKRLLDRGREDLRRTVWDLSPSALAGEDLATALEKVARESGAGCEVTVNRSGDIASLPERIRIHLFRAGQEALSNALRHGGAGRLGISVGVSGGSARLEIVDDGCGFDPVTVPGPDEGHFGLRSLKERITRLGGVLEVASSSAGTRITATVPLQS, from the coding sequence ATGCTCCGAGCCCTGAAGATCCCCGCCATCCTCGCCTGCCTGCAGGTGATGTCGGTAGGGGAGGTGCTCACCAGTTCCGCGGAGCTGCGCGCCATGACGCCCACGCGTTTGGCGGAGAAACACCCGGTGAGGATCTCCGGCGTGGTGACATCCGTGAGGGGGAAGGAATACCCGGAGTTCATTCTCCAGGACCGGACGGGCGGCGTGGTCGCCAGCCTCAATGGGAAAGTGGGCGACCAGTTGGTGGCCGGGCAGCAGGTGGAAATCGAGGGCGTTACGGCCGAGGAGACGCCGAGTCCGCGGGTGAAGGTGAGGAAGCTGACGGTGGGTCCCGTCGTGGGGCTGCCGGAACCGATGAAAGTCAGCCCGCTGGAACTGCGGGACGGCTCGAAGGACGCGAACTACATCGAGTTTCAGGGGGTGATCCGCGCGGTGAAGATCGAGGAAGGGGTTCCGCCGACGAGGCTGGTGCTGGATCTCGGGCCGGAAAGCAGGCGGCTGCGGGTGTGGGTTTCACACTTTGATGACGCGGTGCGGGAAAAGTTGGTGCCGGATGTGGAGGTGAAGGTGCGGGGTGTGTGCAACTCCTGGCGCGGCCCGAATTTCCAACCGTTCAGCACGTTCGTGACCGTGTCCGATCCGCAGGAGATCGAGGTGCTGAAGCAGGCACCCGGAGATTGGGAAAAGCTGGAGGAGCGCTCGCTGGAGGAACTGCTGGTCCTGCCGGTGGAAGACTTCATGGCCCACCGGGAGGTGGCGGGAGGGGTGGTCACGCTCTGCTGGCCGGACGGGCTGGTGGTCCTGCAGCGGGGAGGACACGCCATCCGGCTGCGGACGGATGCACCGGGCGGACTGCGTCTGGGGGATAGGGTGGTGGCGGCGGGCTTTCCCTCGTTGGCGGGTGGCAGGGTGGTGCTGGAGAACGCGGAAGTGAAGCGGACCGGCGTCGCGGGTCTGGTGGAACCGGAGGAGATCTCCCCCCAGCGGTTGCTGGATGAAAGTGGAGGGACGGACCGGGAGGCGCGGCTGCTGAGGATGGCGGGTAGATTCAAGGAAACCCTCCGGGAAGGAGACCGGCAGACGCTGGTGATCGCAGCGGAAAAGCGGGATTTCCGCGCCATCCTGCCGGAGGGTGAAGTCCTTCCGGAGGGGCTGGAACCCGGTGTGGAGGTCGTGGTGGAGGGCGTGTGCCGTGTGGGCTTCAGCGATGTGGCGGGGCGCTTTGGGAAAGGCGCGGATGGGTTCGACCTGCAACTGCCGGACGCTAGGGCGATCAAGATCGGCGGGAGCCGCTCATGGCTGACGGTGGGGGGCGTGCTGATGGCCCTGGGACCGGTGCTTGCCGGGGCATTCCTGTGGGTGGTCGTGCTGCGGCGGCGGGTGGGAAAAAGAAGCGACCTGCTGGTGAGGGAGATCCGCGCGCGGCATGACGCGGAGCTGGTGGCAGCGGAGCGGGTGCGGCTCGCCGCGGACCTGCATGACACGATTTCCCAATCCCTTTCCGGAGCGGCGATGCAGCTTGAGGTCGCTGGAAATCTGGCGGAGGAGGGGATCGGCGCGGAAGATCATCTGGCGCTGGCGAAGCGGTTGCTCGACCGGGGCAGGGAGGATCTGCGGCGGACTGTGTGGGATCTGAGCCCCAGCGCCCTTGCTGGTGAGGATCTGGCCACCGCGCTTGAAAAGGTGGCGCGTGAGAGCGGTGCGGGTTGCGAGGTCACCGTCAACCGTTCCGGGGACATCGCCTCCCTGCCGGAGCGGATCCGCATCCATCTTTTCCGGGCGGGACAGGAGGCGTTGTCCAACGCACTGCGGCATGGCGGCGCGGGGCGACTGGGGATCTCGGTCGGCGTGTCCGGCGGCTCCGCCAGGTTGGAGATCGTGGATGATGGCTGCGGCTTCGATCCCGTGACCGTCCCCGGCCCGGATGAGGGGCACTTCGGCCTGCGCTCCCTGAAGGAAAGGATCACCCGGTTGGGCGGTGTGCTGGAGGTGGCCAGTTCCTCCGCGGGCACCCGCATCACCGCCACCGTACCGTTGCAATCATGA
- a CDS encoding carbon starvation CstA family protein, which produces MPKFVKILIWIAVSLLGAAAVAIAAFQSGEKVNALWLVVAGACAFAVSYRFYSSWLMAKVLVLDDRRAPPAVTKADGKDYVPTNKWVVFGHHFAAIAGPGPLVGPVLAAQFGYLPGTLWILIGATLGGGVHDAVVLFSSMRREGKSLGQMLKDEVNPVVGIVALFSLLAIMTIILAVLGLVVVKALSHSPWGLFTIAMTIPLAMIMGLAIRGGISVKSVTIAGVIGLLVCVWAGGLIKPGSALYGALTWSSTDLAWAIMIYGFFASVLPVWLLLAPRDYLSTFMKLGTVAILGVFVIIIAPKLQMPAVTQFVDGSGWVVPGPVFPFVCITIACGAISGFHSVISSGTTPKLLEREKHIRLVGYGSMVTEMLVALMAIIAACSLQPGEYFAINTPVALSDAPISAPENQAALQGAVDRVNSVKNPDGTAAFPITMERMNTMASDMEEPTLIGKTGGAPTFAVGMAVMFDSVFKKFGLGHGLLGLWYHFAIMFEALFILTTLDAGTRVGRFIMQDLLGSFYKPLGNTKSWGANVLTSGLLVAAWGYFLYQGAIDPNGIAKSLWPLFGIANQLLAVIAFSLGTTVIIKMGRAKYAWCTMVPLAFLVCVTFTAGYMKIFSTKAAGFLPEADKQKAILENAANLTAAQIKAAETALFNARMDVGITAMFMVLVAVIVIGCAREWIKVINGTKKAVLHEGPYVALDGEKA; this is translated from the coding sequence ATGCCCAAATTCGTCAAGATCCTGATCTGGATCGCCGTTTCGCTCCTAGGCGCCGCCGCCGTGGCGATCGCCGCGTTCCAGAGCGGCGAGAAAGTCAACGCCCTCTGGCTCGTCGTGGCCGGTGCCTGCGCGTTCGCCGTCAGTTACCGCTTCTACAGTTCCTGGCTGATGGCCAAGGTGCTGGTGCTCGATGACCGCCGCGCCCCCCCTGCCGTGACCAAGGCGGACGGCAAGGACTACGTGCCCACGAACAAGTGGGTCGTGTTCGGCCACCACTTCGCCGCCATCGCCGGCCCGGGTCCGCTCGTCGGTCCGGTGCTCGCCGCCCAGTTCGGCTACCTTCCAGGAACCCTCTGGATCCTCATCGGCGCCACGCTCGGCGGCGGTGTGCATGATGCGGTGGTCCTGTTCTCCTCCATGCGCCGAGAGGGCAAGTCGCTCGGCCAGATGCTCAAGGACGAGGTGAACCCCGTGGTGGGCATCGTCGCCCTCTTCAGCCTTCTGGCGATCATGACGATCATCCTCGCCGTGCTCGGCCTGGTGGTGGTCAAGGCGCTCTCCCACAGCCCGTGGGGCCTGTTCACCATCGCGATGACCATCCCGCTAGCGATGATCATGGGTCTGGCGATCCGCGGTGGCATCAGCGTGAAGTCCGTCACCATCGCCGGTGTCATCGGCCTTTTGGTCTGCGTGTGGGCCGGCGGGCTGATCAAGCCGGGCTCAGCACTCTACGGCGCCCTCACCTGGTCCTCCACGGATCTGGCCTGGGCCATCATGATCTACGGCTTCTTCGCCTCCGTGCTGCCGGTGTGGCTACTGCTCGCGCCGCGGGACTACCTCAGCACCTTCATGAAGCTGGGCACCGTGGCGATCCTCGGGGTTTTCGTCATCATCATCGCGCCGAAACTGCAGATGCCCGCCGTGACCCAGTTCGTGGACGGCAGCGGCTGGGTGGTCCCCGGTCCTGTGTTCCCCTTCGTCTGCATCACCATCGCCTGCGGAGCCATTTCGGGTTTCCACTCGGTGATTTCCTCCGGCACGACGCCGAAGCTGCTGGAACGGGAAAAGCACATCCGGCTGGTGGGCTACGGCTCCATGGTCACGGAGATGCTCGTCGCGCTGATGGCCATCATCGCCGCCTGCTCCCTGCAGCCGGGTGAATACTTCGCCATCAACACCCCGGTCGCCCTGAGCGACGCGCCGATCTCCGCCCCGGAGAACCAGGCGGCCCTGCAGGGCGCGGTGGACAGGGTGAACTCCGTGAAGAACCCGGACGGCACCGCCGCATTCCCCATCACGATGGAGCGGATGAACACGATGGCGTCCGACATGGAGGAGCCCACCCTGATCGGCAAGACCGGTGGCGCGCCGACCTTCGCCGTCGGCATGGCGGTGATGTTCGATTCCGTGTTCAAGAAGTTCGGCCTCGGCCACGGCCTGCTGGGCCTCTGGTATCACTTCGCCATCATGTTCGAGGCGCTGTTCATCCTGACCACGCTGGATGCGGGCACGCGGGTGGGCCGCTTCATCATGCAGGACCTGCTGGGCAGCTTCTACAAGCCGCTGGGCAACACGAAGTCCTGGGGTGCGAACGTCCTCACCAGCGGCCTGCTGGTCGCCGCCTGGGGTTATTTCCTCTATCAAGGGGCGATTGATCCGAACGGCATCGCGAAGAGCCTGTGGCCGCTGTTCGGCATCGCCAACCAGCTCCTGGCGGTGATCGCCTTCTCGCTGGGCACGACGGTCATCATCAAGATGGGCCGGGCGAAGTACGCATGGTGCACGATGGTGCCGCTGGCTTTCCTGGTCTGCGTGACCTTCACCGCCGGCTACATGAAGATCTTCTCCACCAAGGCAGCCGGATTCCTTCCGGAAGCGGACAAGCAGAAGGCCATCCTGGAAAATGCCGCCAACCTCACCGCAGCCCAGATCAAGGCGGCGGAGACGGCGCTGTTCAACGCCCGCATGGACGTCGGCATCACCGCCATGTTCATGGTGCTGGTCGCTGTCATCGTCATCGGCTGCGCCCGCGAGTGGATCAAGGTCATCAACGGCACCAAGAAGGCCGTCCTCCACGAGGGTCCCTACGTGGCACTCGACGGGGAGAAGGCCTGA